The Streptomyces sp. NBC_00576 genome contains the following window.
GTGGTGGATGTCGAGGGAGCGGCGCCCGAGTGCGCGGTGTTCGTCCAGGAGCTGGAGCGCCGTCTGCTGGAGCCAGGCGGCGTCGTCGGCTTGCGGGCCCAGCACGGCCGGGGCGTCGTGCGCGGTGAGCGGGGCCAGCAGACGGGCGATGTCGGGCCGCAGTACATCCGGTTCGAACAGGACGAACGGGCCGCGGGCGGAGCCGGGCGGATGCCAGCACAGCGTGTGTCCGGGACGCACCCACAGCCACTGGGTGGGGGCGACGGTCCGTGTGACGTGGTCGACGTCGTGCCGCAGCTCGCCCTCGGTGACCGCGATGAGGTAGTGGAAGGTGGCGCGGACCGGACGGGGCGGGCTCCACGGCCAGTCGTCGTGCTGGGCGAAGAAGTCCTCGATGGTGTTCACCTCCAGGCCGTACGGAGTACCGACCGGGGGCTGGAAACCGTACAGCGGAACCGCGGCCGGTTCAGCCCATCCGCTTGGGCTGGGGTGTCGCTTGTCGACCATCATGTGTCCGCAGTCTACTGCGCCTTATGCCGGTTTCGGGGAGAGAGTGGGAGGTGCCGCCACGACCGCGCGGCGCGCCACTCGCGTCATGGGTGCCCAGCCCGCGCTCACCCGATGAAGGAAACGTTCATGAACGGAACGGCCCTGCACAAGACCGCCGCCGCCTGCGCCGAGGAGCTTCCCGGAGCCCGGGTTGAGCATCCCTTCGGTGACGACTGGGAGGTCTTCAAAGTACGCGGCAAGGTGTTCATGCTGATGACCGAGGTCCCCGGGCGTCCCGTCGTGATCCTCAAGGCGGACCCCGGCGAGGCCCACGCCCTGCGGGAGCAGTACAGCCACATCACCCCCGGCTACCACATGAACAAGAAGCACTGGATCACCCTGGAGAGCGGAGA
Protein-coding sequences here:
- a CDS encoding MmcQ/YjbR family DNA-binding protein, coding for MNGTALHKTAAACAEELPGARVEHPFGDDWEVFKVRGKVFMLMTEVPGRPVVILKADPGEAHALREQYSHITPGYHMNKKHWITLESGEGVDQELVRELVTDSYRLVVSHLPKAEQPVDPHTYGTGTRAAR
- a CDS encoding helix-turn-helix domain-containing protein, coding for MMVDKRHPSPSGWAEPAAVPLYGFQPPVGTPYGLEVNTIEDFFAQHDDWPWSPPRPVRATFHYLIAVTEGELRHDVDHVTRTVAPTQWLWVRPGHTLCWHPPGSARGPFVLFEPDVLRPDIARLLAPLTAHDAPAVLGPQADDAAWLQQTALQLLDEHRALGRRSLDIHHALRRSLLESLLLRLTNVPGIAPIGTATAGTGRTDRYGRFLDALELHFRELHQAADYAELLGCSVRTLSRAARDVTGKGVRELIDERRLLEARRLLGGARWDARTVAVHLGFSDPANFGRFFRDRTGLTPAAFAAREARTGA